The nucleotide sequence GCCATGCTGGGGTTGCTCATCGCAAGATACGATATGCAGCTAACGGACCCGGGGGCGGCGAGGTATTTTGCTTAGCGGACGTTTATCTATCCTTTCCCTGGGACCAAGATTAGCTTGACTGCGCGGGAATGAGAGAGGGGAGTGGCTTGTAAGATTTTAGATACCATAGTCGCATACGTGAATGAAAAATAACTGTGGTTTTTATTGCGATCTTCCACGCTACTGCGCAGTGGGTGCGGCACGGCTATCGCACATACTGCGATGCTATGCTCGCTGCTGCCTTTTCACGATATCACCTCACCTTCCATTGCTCGTACTCATAGACCAACAGGCTGAGCAGACTTGATGTGTAGATTGTCGCATTCTTAGTTCGCAGCGCTTCGCCGCAAGGCTGCAGTTGTAGGTATCAGATGCGCGGCTGTTTTGGGGGGGCATGTCAGCACGGCAGTGGCAGAAGGACCCGTCGAAATGCCGTTCTCCAGTTCTCCAGCGCCCAGCCAAGTCGCCGGTTTGGGGGCTGGAAAGACGAGCTGTGCTGTGCCTCTCTCAACCGGGCCGATATCCGCGTCCGCAGCAAAGTCGGATGAAAACACAGCACTTGATTAGGATAACACCTCCGCACTGTGCAACAAGTACGTTTGTTCTGTCTGCTTGTCTGCTTGCAAGCCCCTACAAACAGCTAACCGCTCGTGGCTttcccccgcctcccctccTGCCGCTCGGTGCATATCAAGACTCGTGTTTCGCCCGTCTTCAGCTTTGCTTGCCTCCTTGCCCACAGCTTCAATACCTatcttttccttccttccttccttccttcctgcCTACCAGAGATCGACAAAAAACTAAACCACTTCCAAGAAATCCGCGCCTCCGCTGGCAAATCACAATGTCGTATCCTTTCTCTCTACGCCACATCCCCGCGCTTATTCTCGCCGCCAGCAGCACCTTTGGCGGCATCTGGCCCATCTTCAATGCCGAGGGGGCCATGCTCGAGTTTGGCTTCCCTCCCAACGTCGCCCAAGCACCCGAGGCAAAGCCTGTCATGGTTCAAGGCCAGTCtcgcaccaccatcatcggtCTTGTCGCCTTCCTCTTTTACTTTAGGGGGAGATTCGCCGAGTTGGACACCATCATGACGGTGTATGGGTTTTATGCTGGCATTCTCGACACGTATATCGTCTACAAGGGGGGCAACCCCAGCTGGGCGCTCTTCCGTCTTGCGGCGTCGTGGGTCTTTGGTTTCTGCGGGATCGCGGGGTTAACTGCTTCCTCCCTGCCTTGAGCTGGGTGTATCTTGGGTGTGTTCGTTGTGTTCGTGGCTTGGCGACACGTCTTATCTCGGCCTAGATCATCAGGTATCAAAAATAAGGCGGCTTCTTCGGGCTCGGTTTCACGTTGTTGGACTATTGGTTCCTATGCGCAGAGACGCGGGCTGTCAGGCAGTCAACAGTCTGACTTGTGTGGATGGGGGCAGGGTCCTCTGATTTGATATCCAGTATGTGTTTTATATAACTCCCGGGACACTGCACGTGTGCTACCAGCTCAGCCTGGCCACGCTACCACACCCCCGTTCATGCACGGTAAACGTCCCGACGTGCATGCAACCCCCATGGGACGCCTGGAAAGCGACACACTGTGTCGACTTGAACCTGTCATCAGCTTGTCGTTTGTTTGAGCGATGATCTCCCAACGCAACATCCGAACAGTTGGTTCGCATTTTTTATGACTTGTCAAGGCAGCCTGGCCCAACCGACAGAcattttatttttcttttcaccttcaccccttcccccccaccattctcctcctctcattccctcaatcctcctcccctcccacatctGCCGGGGTTGTAACATGTACGGACTAGCTCAAACGGCTTTTTGAACGCCGCACCCGCTTGATCCTTCTCCGTCCTCTGTCTCGACTTCACCTCTTTCTTACAGTCagctccatcatcaccagagCTCACATC is from Podospora pseudopauciseta strain CBS 411.78 chromosome 5 map unlocalized CBS411.78m_5.2, whole genome shotgun sequence and encodes:
- a CDS encoding uncharacterized protein (EggNog:ENOG503P56W; antiSMASH:Cluster_6; COG:S), coding for MSYPFSLRHIPALILAASSTFGGIWPIFNAEGAMLEFGFPPNVAQAPEAKPVMVQGQSRTTIIGLVAFLFYFRGRFAELDTIMTVYGFYAGILDTYIVYKGGNPSWALFRLAASWVFGFCGIAGLTASSLP